One window of Thioflexithrix psekupsensis genomic DNA carries:
- the pilW gene encoding type IV pilus biogenesis/stability protein PilW translates to MKLSWLILGWGIMGLLGCGSKGGFQQAAQHNRQQPEKAAEINMQLGIEYMRRQQYDIALNRLEKALEIDPNYADGHNAMAVLYEQLGQTAQAQQHFQQALQLNPSGSDIHNNYGQFLCKRGQWEQAQQHFSRALENPLYRTPEIPLTNAALCAVRAKNYSRADSYLTQVLQKNPESLIALYQMSLIRYEQGQYTDAQNYFRRYLRLGSQSAETLWLGVRLARALNDPEQASQYAAQLRSQYPDSSETRLLNQLERQ, encoded by the coding sequence ATGAAATTATCATGGCTGATATTAGGGTGGGGGATAATGGGTTTATTGGGTTGTGGCAGTAAAGGCGGCTTCCAACAAGCCGCACAACACAATCGCCAACAACCCGAAAAAGCCGCAGAAATCAATATGCAATTGGGGATTGAATACATGCGACGACAGCAATATGATATTGCCCTTAATCGTTTGGAAAAAGCCCTAGAGATCGATCCCAATTATGCCGACGGTCACAATGCCATGGCGGTTTTATACGAACAACTGGGACAAACCGCACAAGCCCAACAGCATTTTCAGCAAGCCTTGCAACTGAATCCATCAGGGTCTGATATTCATAATAATTATGGACAATTTTTATGTAAACGCGGTCAATGGGAACAAGCACAGCAACATTTTAGCCGTGCGTTGGAAAATCCCCTATATCGCACCCCTGAAATTCCTCTGACCAATGCCGCATTGTGTGCAGTACGGGCAAAAAATTATTCTCGCGCCGACAGTTATTTAACGCAAGTTTTACAAAAAAACCCCGAATCACTGATCGCCTTGTACCAAATGAGTCTCATCCGATATGAACAAGGACAATACACTGATGCACAAAATTACTTCCGTCGTTACCTGCGTTTAGGATCGCAAAGCGCAGAGACATTATGGTTGGGTGTACGTTTGGCGCGGGCTTTGAATGATCCTGAACAAGCCAGCCAATATGCGGCTCAATTGCGTTCGCAATATCCCGACTCCTCCGAAACCCGATTATTGAATCAATTGGAAAGACAATGA
- a CDS encoding RodZ domain-containing protein, with translation MTHSSSPYTLYHSDRYRRDPATPLSPMESDGSVLASLSDDTPVESPKDDMPETPANPMSLEKNDTQYHIVAMTGETVDHPVDNAASPPVSDSDVLTHSETVVTTVPMVSATPAVPKTPGAYLKQHREQKRLSIEHIADKLCLHQGVILALEADNYEVLPPPVFVRGYFRAYADLLDTSVEPILALYAQQNQDLTPPPLTLHHNKPTSQASSADPWFKVGTLILFLSIMVLMTLWKFYPDFQPTQPEAVTPVPSSSAPLDRRLPGEDLGIAQPLTGMQPIPLSTNANPESSVLVYTPPGEEEGNDAPEQATAVSETATPAATTTPAQAEPPVQTPPSNSLTVKVTREAWMQINDKDGKQLFLGTAAAGRTLTLEGTPPYQIRVGNLDGVSVDYQGTSQPLSAYPRGEGGRRVYVVGQASQQASP, from the coding sequence ATGACGCACTCAAGTTCTCCTTATACCTTATACCATTCTGACCGTTATCGCCGCGACCCCGCCACGCCGTTGTCGCCTATGGAGTCTGATGGCTCTGTGTTGGCTTCGCTGTCAGACGATACCCCTGTAGAATCCCCTAAAGACGATATGCCAGAAACCCCTGCAAATCCCATGAGCTTGGAAAAAAATGACACCCAATACCACATCGTGGCCATGACCGGAGAAACGGTAGATCATCCTGTAGATAATGCGGCATCGCCCCCCGTTTCCGATTCCGACGTTTTAACCCACTCCGAAACCGTGGTGACGACTGTTCCTATGGTGTCTGCTACGCCCGCCGTTCCCAAAACACCAGGGGCTTATTTAAAACAACACCGCGAGCAAAAACGTTTATCCATTGAACATATTGCGGATAAACTTTGTTTACATCAGGGCGTTATTCTTGCTTTAGAAGCGGATAATTATGAAGTGTTGCCGCCGCCGGTGTTTGTGCGGGGTTATTTTCGGGCTTATGCCGACTTATTGGACACTTCAGTTGAGCCGATATTGGCCTTGTATGCGCAGCAAAACCAAGACCTGACTCCGCCCCCTTTGACCCTACATCACAACAAACCCACCTCACAAGCCAGCAGTGCTGATCCTTGGTTTAAAGTGGGAACGTTGATTTTATTCCTGAGTATTATGGTGTTGATGACCCTGTGGAAGTTTTATCCCGATTTTCAACCCACCCAACCTGAAGCAGTGACTCCCGTTCCATCAAGCTCTGCACCGTTGGATCGCCGCTTACCGGGCGAAGATTTGGGGATTGCGCAGCCGTTGACTGGGATGCAACCCATTCCCCTCAGCACCAATGCCAACCCAGAATCAAGCGTATTGGTTTACACACCACCCGGTGAAGAAGAAGGAAATGATGCGCCTGAACAAGCCACTGCGGTCAGTGAAACGGCAACCCCAGCCGCCACCACCACTCCCGCACAAGCCGAGCCACCCGTTCAAACTCCACCCAGCAATAGTTTAACGGTCAAAGTGACACGAGAGGCTTGGATGCAAATTAATGATAAAGATGGCAAACAATTATTTTTAGGCACTGCCGCTGCCGGCCGTACATTGACCTTAGAAGGAACGCCTCCTTATCAAATCCGCGTGGGCAACTTGGACGGTGTCAGTGTGGACTATCAAGGCACCAGTCAACCTTTATCGGCTTATCCGCGTGGTGAAGGCGGTCGTCGTGTGTATGTCGTAGGTCAAGCCAGTCAACAAGCCAGTCCGTAA